From Streptomyces zhihengii, the proteins below share one genomic window:
- a CDS encoding serine hydrolase domain-containing protein, with protein sequence MNVRTAVAVSLAAGLVTGMSVLPAAAHSPVSALPVAATAQQQSGRVLPSPGTDALSAPSAPSAPLARSAPDVDALRAAVGSVRDPAASGATAALVRVGGDSRWHGSGGVHDLRSGRPADPGARFRAGSVTKVFTAAAVLQLASEGAVDLDRPVRAYLPDLIPAAYGGVTVRQLLDHTSGIPAPDFPGSTVEDWYENRFALHDARAMVRSATSKEREFAPGARQHYLNIGYTIAGLLIERVTGDTYEERIAERILRPLGLRDTYLPGRSPRIQGPHNRGYQIFGLPDGSTELRDVSVWGATDGWAAGDIISTTADLERFTRALFGGRVVRGPLLEEMFTLPRLAEGTASYSVGLTHWRLGGRDVWGKTGGRWGYNAGMGGTRDLTTTLVYSVNSTDAKGQDRSAVVMGLITGTFGAPDEG encoded by the coding sequence ATGAACGTTCGCACCGCTGTCGCCGTCTCGCTGGCCGCCGGTCTCGTCACGGGGATGTCCGTCCTCCCCGCCGCCGCCCACTCCCCCGTGTCCGCCCTCCCGGTCGCCGCCACCGCCCAGCAGCAGAGCGGCCGCGTCCTGCCCTCCCCGGGCACCGACGCGCTGTCCGCCCCGTCCGCCCCGTCCGCCCCGTTGGCCCGGTCCGCCCCCGACGTCGACGCCCTGCGGGCCGCGGTCGGCTCCGTGCGCGATCCGGCGGCCTCCGGTGCCACGGCGGCGCTCGTCCGGGTCGGCGGTGACAGCAGATGGCACGGCAGCGGAGGGGTGCACGACCTGCGGTCCGGCCGCCCGGCCGATCCCGGCGCGCGCTTCCGCGCCGGTTCGGTGACCAAGGTCTTCACCGCGGCCGCCGTGCTCCAGCTCGCGAGCGAGGGCGCCGTCGACCTGGACCGTCCCGTCCGGGCCTACCTCCCGGATCTCATCCCGGCGGCCTACGGCGGTGTCACCGTGCGGCAGTTGCTCGACCACACCAGCGGGATACCGGCCCCCGACTTCCCCGGCTCCACGGTCGAGGACTGGTACGAGAACCGCTTCGCACTGCATGACGCCCGTGCCATGGTCCGCTCGGCGACGTCCAAGGAGCGCGAGTTCGCCCCCGGCGCCCGGCAGCACTATCTCAACATCGGCTACACGATCGCGGGTCTGCTGATCGAGCGCGTCACGGGCGACACCTACGAGGAGCGGATCGCCGAGCGGATCCTGCGCCCCCTCGGCCTGCGCGACACCTATCTCCCGGGGCGGAGTCCGCGTATCCAGGGCCCCCACAACCGGGGTTACCAGATATTCGGCCTCCCGGACGGCTCCACCGAACTGCGGGACGTGAGCGTCTGGGGTGCGACGGACGGCTGGGCCGCGGGTGACATCATCTCGACGACCGCCGATCTGGAGCGCTTCACCCGGGCCCTGTTCGGCGGCCGTGTGGTGCGCGGCCCGCTGCTGGAGGAGATGTTCACCCTCCCGCGGCTGGCCGAGGGCACGGCGAGTTACAGCGTGGGGCTGACGCACTGGCGTCTCGGCGGCCGCGACGTGTGGGGCAAGACGGGCGGCCGCTGGGGGTACAACGCGGGCATGGGCGGCACCCGTGATCTGACGACCACGCTGGTCTACAGCGTCAACTCGACCGACGCCAAGGGCCAGGACCGCAGCGCGGTGGTGATGGGGCTGATCACGGGCACCTTCGGCGCACCCGACGAGGGATGA